A genome region from Marasmius oreades isolate 03SP1 chromosome 5, whole genome shotgun sequence includes the following:
- a CDS encoding uncharacterized protein (BUSCO:EOG09260UJK; CAZy:GT22) produces the protein MPSTTVTALVVRVLIAVCTRTAFQPDEYFQSLEPAHHLVFGYGHLTWEWLSPRPIRSIIYPALNVPIYWLLKITGIDGWGRFGDELVLLAPRILHGTLAAMTDIAICHLTKETIGDRYVTTALFLSLTSLFHSLSLSRSLSNSLETSLTTIALSFFPWDIGVLDLPRTRGRIRRMLFFASLACLVRVTNGFIWIYMTAVFMWRIRARKPLLEGFILDSIVTGLLALFLTFVLDTLYYGRATLTPFNFLRTNLSAVSLFYGSNPWHFYLSQALPILCTTALPFVTHGIWLGVTSPHSNHLKVLIGLSCWTIGIYSLAGHKEWRFIHPLLPIFHICAAKSLVDCSPKTKDGEKLPLPSGPISVMTYVRSLPVEVTRSGVGFLMPCHSTPGHAYLHRPQLAQGELWALGCEPPLQNQDLATYTDQTTVFFSDPYHYLIDRFPSIVNPSFPKSPYPASTPSSSPSQAVQSWRHEWPMHLVFFGSLLERKGVRHLLEERGYKEVWHGGRPWEGDGEERKGGVKVWRWTTGAGSRLNGL, from the exons ATGCCTTCCACCACAGTCACAGCTTTGGTCGTCCGTGTCCTGATTGCGGTATGCACCCGCACGGCATTCCAACCCGATGAATACTTCCAGTCCTTGGAGCCTGCACATCATTTGGTCTTTGGTTACGGACATCTTACCTGGGAATGGCTCAGCCCTCGCCCAATTCGAAGCATAATTTACCCCGCACTGAACGTGCCTATTTATTGGTTATTGAAGATCACTGGCATAGATGGTTGGGGAAGATTCGGAGACGAGCTTGTG TTGTTAGCACCGCGGATTCTCCATGGCACATTGGCGGCGATGACAGACATAGCTATCTGTCATTTGACGAAGGAAACTATTGGAGATCGCTATGTCACGACTGCA CTTTTTCTTTCATTAACGTCGCTCTTCCATAGTTTATCACTGTCCCGATCCCTATCAAACTCCTTAGAGACATCTCTGACAACAATCGCACTgtccttctttccttgggACATCGGAGTACTGGATTTACCTAGAACACGCGGGAG GATAAGAAGAATGCTGTTCTTCGCTTCTCTTGCATGTTTGGTCCGCGTTACAAATGGTTTTATCTGGATCTACATGACTGCTGTCTTCATGTGGAGAATTCGCGCTAGGAAGCCTCTTTTGGAGGGCTTCATTCTGGACTCAATTGTTACTGG CCTTCTTGCGCTGTTTCTTACATTTGTGCTGGACACACTCTACTACGGTCGAGCCACCCTCACGCCGTTCAACTTTCTgagaactaatctttctgcgGTGTCACTCTTTTACGGGAGCAACCCGTGGCACTTCTATCTCTCTCAAGCACTTCCTATCCTTTGTACAACAGCTCTTCCATTTGTTACTCATGGAATTTGGTTGGGTGTCACGAGCCCTCATTCTAATCATCTCAAAGTGTTGATAGGACTCTCTTGTTGGACGATCGGAATCTACTCCTTGGCTGGTCATAAAGAATGGCGCTTCATTCATCCTCTACTTCCCATTTTTCACATCTGTGCAGCTAAATCGCTCGTCGACTGTTCACCGAAAACTAAGGATGGCGAAAAACTTCCTCTACCGAG CGGACCTATCTCCGTCATGACCTATGTTAGAAGTTTACCTGTTGAAGTCACCCGAAGTGGGGTAGGCTTCCTCATGCCTTGCCACTCCACGCCGGGCCATGCATACCTACATCGACCCCAATTGGCTCAGGGCGAGTTATGGGCACTGGGCTGCGAACCACCTTTACA GAACCAAGACCTTGCAACATACACAGATCAGACGACCGTTTTCTTCTCCGATCCTTATCATTATCTAATCGATCGATTTCCAAGTATCGTCAATCCGTCTTTCCCAAAGTCTCCTTATCCTGCTTCCACGCCCAGCAGCTCACCTTCCCAGGCGGTGCAATCGTGGCGCCACGAATGGCCGATGCATCTCGTATTTTTTGGTTCTCTTCTTGAACGAAAAGGGGTGAGACATCTGCTTGAGGAAAGGGGGTATAAAGAAGTGTGGCATGGAGGAAGACCTTGGGAAGGTGAtggggaagaaaggaaaggtgGTGTCAAGGTCTGGAGATGGACCACGGGAGCTGGCTCCAGGCTGAATGGTTTATGA
- a CDS encoding uncharacterized protein (CAZy:GT22), which yields MLFFASLACLVRVTNGFIWIYMTAVFMWRIRARKPLLEGFILDSIVTGLLALFLTFVLDTLYYGRATLTPFNFLRTNLSAVSLFYGSNPWHFYLSQALPILCTTALPFVTHGIWLGVTSPHSNHLKVLIGLSCWTIGIYSLAGHKEWRFIHPLLPIFHICAAKSLVDCSPKTKDGEKLPLPRRVLGFLLINVPVSAYIILLYCSGPISVMTYVRSLPVEVTRSGVGFLMPCHSTPGHAYLHRPQLAQGELWALGCEPPLQNQDLATYTDQTTVFFSDPYHYLIDRFPSIVNPSFPKSPYPASTPSSSPSQAVQSWRHEWPMHLVFFGSLLERKGVRHLLEERGYKEVWHGGRPWEGDGEERKGGVKVWRWTTGAGSRLNGL from the exons ATGCTGTTCTTCGCTTCTCTTGCATGTTTGGTCCGCGTTACAAATGGTTTTATCTGGATCTACATGACTGCTGTCTTCATGTGGAGAATTCGCGCTAGGAAGCCTCTTTTGGAGGGCTTCATTCTGGACTCAATTGTTACTGG CCTTCTTGCGCTGTTTCTTACATTTGTGCTGGACACACTCTACTACGGTCGAGCCACCCTCACGCCGTTCAACTTTCTgagaactaatctttctgcgGTGTCACTCTTTTACGGGAGCAACCCGTGGCACTTCTATCTCTCTCAAGCACTTCCTATCCTTTGTACAACAGCTCTTCCATTTGTTACTCATGGAATTTGGTTGGGTGTCACGAGCCCTCATTCTAATCATCTCAAAGTGTTGATAGGACTCTCTTGTTGGACGATCGGAATCTACTCCTTGGCTGGTCATAAAGAATGGCGCTTCATTCATCCTCTACTTCCCATTTTTCACATCTGTGCAGCTAAATCGCTCGTCGACTGTTCACCGAAAACTAAGGATGGCGAAAAACTTCCTCTACCGAGGCGCGTATTGGGATTCCTCCTCATCAACGTTCCTGTATCGGCATACATAATCCTGCTTTACTGTAGCGGACCTATCTCCGTCATGACCTATGTTAGAAGTTTACCTGTTGAAGTCACCCGAAGTGGGGTAGGCTTCCTCATGCCTTGCCACTCCACGCCGGGCCATGCATACCTACATCGACCCCAATTGGCTCAGGGCGAGTTATGGGCACTGGGCTGCGAACCACCTTTACA GAACCAAGACCTTGCAACATACACAGATCAGACGACCGTTTTCTTCTCCGATCCTTATCATTATCTAATCGATCGATTTCCAAGTATCGTCAATCCGTCTTTCCCAAAGTCTCCTTATCCTGCTTCCACGCCCAGCAGCTCACCTTCCCAGGCGGTGCAATCGTGGCGCCACGAATGGCCGATGCATCTCGTATTTTTTGGTTCTCTTCTTGAACGAAAAGGGGTGAGACATCTGCTTGAGGAAAGGGGGTATAAAGAAGTGTGGCATGGAGGAAGACCTTGGGAAGGTGAtggggaagaaaggaaaggtgGTGTCAAGGTCTGGAGATGGACCACGGGAGCTGGCTCCAGGCTGAATGGTTTATGA